A stretch of Amycolatopsis balhimycina FH 1894 DNA encodes these proteins:
- a CDS encoding GNAT family N-acetyltransferase, with the protein MTLEAGARAPVADLAAGRWNAAVDSLDGSVFLRDEWLRAIAGGGLVDADAAHVVLDADGEITALAACLLTRRCPKLEMFREYYLSSPFAGQTVGVVHSMYAQRSQLLARSEADRARLLTELEDRCRDAAGLFLPMVAAGDPLLDLVRDRGYAVGLLSCTNVLPIHWASLDEYLASRPSRKRNNIRHVLRTVEREGVTVEVRRDAEAVDTLARMVERTARRHGSPLFFDGRFLRSVVTALGAKASVFVVTAGERVLLSCLALHHGGELVPWCIGLDYDALPQYDQYNALYIAIIRYAIEHGVREVNFGRSTYLIKRKFGCVQRPVYAAMTGPPHHAADRREWIDAIDRRARRELAEVSLAVTDGDEYARKVGER; encoded by the coding sequence ATGACGCTCGAGGCCGGGGCGCGGGCGCCGGTCGCCGATCTCGCTGCCGGCCGGTGGAACGCTGCCGTGGATTCGTTGGACGGCAGCGTGTTCCTGCGAGACGAGTGGCTGCGGGCGATCGCCGGTGGCGGGTTGGTGGACGCGGACGCGGCGCATGTGGTGCTCGACGCCGATGGCGAAATCACCGCGTTGGCGGCCTGCCTGCTGACCCGCCGCTGCCCGAAGCTGGAGATGTTCCGCGAATACTACCTGAGTTCCCCGTTCGCGGGCCAGACCGTGGGTGTGGTGCACAGCATGTACGCGCAGCGCAGCCAGCTGCTGGCCCGCAGCGAGGCCGACCGTGCCCGGCTGCTGACCGAACTGGAGGACCGGTGCCGCGACGCGGCCGGGTTGTTCCTGCCCATGGTGGCCGCCGGCGATCCGTTGCTGGATCTGGTGCGGGATCGCGGGTATGCGGTCGGCCTGCTGTCGTGTACGAATGTCCTGCCGATCCACTGGGCCAGTTTGGACGAATACCTGGCCAGCCGTCCCAGCCGGAAGCGCAACAACATCCGGCACGTCCTGCGGACGGTGGAACGGGAGGGTGTCACCGTCGAAGTCCGGCGGGACGCCGAGGCCGTGGATACGCTCGCCCGCATGGTGGAACGCACCGCGCGCCGGCACGGGAGCCCGCTGTTCTTCGACGGCCGGTTCCTGCGGTCGGTGGTCACCGCACTGGGTGCGAAGGCATCGGTCTTCGTGGTGACGGCCGGAGAGCGCGTGCTGCTCAGCTGCCTGGCACTGCACCACGGTGGCGAGCTCGTGCCGTGGTGCATCGGACTGGACTACGACGCACTGCCGCAGTACGACCAGTACAACGCGCTGTACATCGCGATCATCCGCTACGCCATCGAGCACGGTGTACGTGAGGTGAACTTCGGGCGCAGCACGTATCTGATCAAGCGCAAGTTCGGCTGTGTGCAGCGGCCGGTGTACGCCGCGATGACGGGCCCGCCGCACCACGCGGCCGATCGCCGGGAGTGGATCGACGCGATCGATCGCCGGGCCCGCCGGGAACTGGCCGAGGTGAGCCTGGCGGTGACGGACGGGGACGAGTACGCACGCAAGGTTGGGGAGCGGTGA
- a CDS encoding winged helix-turn-helix transcriptional regulator gives MRAAHDLLAARCPSRDVLNRIGGRWVPTVLNALDPGPLRFTELKKVVDGVTAKALTETLRALEYDGIVDRIETPSAVPPRVDYSLTPLGRSLLEVLTPVREWAEQHVGDIAEARRRHDPAPRAAAG, from the coding sequence ATGCGCGCCGCTCACGACCTGCTCGCCGCCCGGTGCCCGAGCCGGGACGTGCTCAACCGGATCGGCGGGCGCTGGGTGCCGACCGTGCTCAACGCCCTGGACCCGGGTCCGCTGCGGTTCACCGAGCTGAAGAAGGTCGTCGACGGGGTGACCGCCAAGGCGCTGACCGAGACGCTGCGCGCCCTGGAGTACGACGGGATCGTCGACCGGATCGAGACCCCCTCGGCGGTGCCGCCGAGGGTGGACTACTCGCTCACCCCGCTCGGACGCTCGCTGCTCGAGGTGCTCACCCCCGTGCGGGAATGGGCCGAGCAGCACGTCGGCGACATCGCCGAGGCACGTCGCCGGCACGATCCGGCCCCGCGGGCAGCGGCCGGCTGA
- a CDS encoding SDR family oxidoreductase, whose amino-acid sequence MDLELKGKTALVSGSSSGMGLGIAEVLAAEGANVVMAARRGDVLAERAARIGAHAVPADLSLPDEPARVVAETVERFGGLDIVLWNSGGPRPVSALGLTAQHVVEAAELVLLPLVRLVQAGVAHLRRSSSGRILAITTNGVREPTPHMAASNAVRPGIHGYLKTLATELGPDGITVNTLAPGRIATPRRDALYPDGVPHHLAAEIPLRRWGTVREFADVAAFLASPRASYLTGTTTYVDGGLTRSAS is encoded by the coding sequence ATGGACCTGGAACTGAAGGGCAAAACCGCCCTCGTCAGCGGCTCGTCGTCCGGAATGGGCTTGGGTATCGCGGAAGTCCTGGCGGCGGAGGGCGCCAACGTCGTCATGGCCGCCCGGCGCGGGGACGTGCTGGCGGAGCGAGCGGCGAGGATCGGCGCGCACGCGGTTCCCGCGGACCTGAGCCTGCCGGACGAGCCCGCGCGAGTGGTCGCGGAAACCGTCGAGCGGTTCGGCGGACTGGACATCGTGCTGTGGAACAGCGGCGGGCCACGCCCGGTCAGCGCACTCGGCTTGACGGCCCAGCACGTGGTCGAAGCCGCCGAACTGGTGCTGCTCCCGCTCGTCCGCCTCGTCCAGGCCGGCGTCGCGCACCTGCGCCGGAGTTCGAGCGGGCGGATCCTGGCCATCACGACGAACGGGGTCCGCGAGCCCACCCCGCACATGGCGGCCTCCAACGCGGTCCGCCCGGGGATCCACGGCTACCTGAAAACGCTGGCGACCGAGCTGGGACCCGACGGGATCACCGTCAACACCCTGGCACCGGGCCGGATCGCCACCCCGCGCCGGGACGCCCTGTACCCGGACGGGGTGCCGCACCACCTCGCCGCGGAGATTCCGTTGCGGCGCTGGGGAACCGTCCGCGAGTTCGCCGACGTCGCCGCGTTCCTGGCCTCACCCCGAGCCTCGTACCTGACGGGCACAACCACCTACGTCGACGGCGGCCTGACGAGGAGTGCGTCCTGA
- a CDS encoding TetR family transcriptional regulator: MSQSMFMRARRPEQKEQRRAAILAAARELALESGVRNVTLGSVANAVGLAKSNVTRYFGTREEIYLELASACWRDWADEVARRLTAGNDVVDVLAETLAERTLFCDLLGHTATSLEHNVSVEAARDFKRVVLGTITELGVAVAQAGPDLTEGEGFELVAVASGLAGMLYPAANPPPTLLEVYAQNPDLAAACVPLVPTLKRALAALAAGLPSLR; this comes from the coding sequence ATGTCTCAGTCGATGTTCATGCGGGCCAGGCGGCCGGAGCAGAAGGAGCAGCGGCGCGCGGCCATCCTCGCGGCGGCCCGCGAGCTGGCCCTCGAATCCGGCGTGCGCAACGTGACCTTGGGCAGCGTGGCCAACGCCGTGGGGCTGGCCAAGTCCAACGTCACCCGCTACTTCGGCACCCGCGAGGAGATCTACCTCGAGCTGGCGTCCGCGTGCTGGCGTGACTGGGCGGACGAGGTCGCCCGCCGGCTCACGGCCGGGAACGACGTCGTCGACGTGCTGGCCGAGACGCTCGCCGAACGGACGCTGTTCTGCGACCTGCTGGGCCACACCGCGACGTCGCTGGAGCACAACGTCTCGGTCGAGGCCGCCCGCGACTTCAAGCGAGTGGTGCTGGGCACCATCACCGAACTCGGCGTGGCGGTCGCCCAGGCGGGCCCGGACCTGACCGAGGGCGAAGGATTCGAGCTGGTCGCGGTGGCCAGCGGCCTGGCCGGGATGCTCTACCCGGCCGCGAACCCGCCGCCGACGCTGCTCGAGGTCTACGCCCAGAACCCGGACCTCGCCGCGGCGTGCGTGCCGCTCGTCCCGACGCTGAAGCGTGCGCTCGCCGCCTTGGCCGCCGGATTGCCGTCCCTGCGCTGA
- a CDS encoding 2Fe-2S iron-sulfur cluster-binding protein, translated as MVEVRLRVNGVDELLDLPPQVSLLDALRERLGLTGTKKGCDQGACGACTVLADGERINSCLALAVQYTGREITTIEGVDDPLQRAFVRNDGFQCGYCTSGQICSAIGMLAEHKNGAPSAVTEHLAATGGELTDAEIRERMSGNLCRCGAYNGIVHAIQEVAR; from the coding sequence GTGGTCGAGGTGCGATTGCGGGTCAACGGGGTCGACGAGCTGCTCGATCTCCCTCCACAGGTCAGCCTGCTCGACGCGCTGCGCGAACGGTTGGGGCTGACCGGCACGAAGAAGGGCTGCGACCAGGGCGCCTGCGGTGCGTGCACGGTTCTCGCCGACGGCGAGCGGATCAACTCCTGCCTCGCACTGGCCGTCCAGTACACCGGCCGTGAGATCACCACCATCGAGGGCGTCGACGACCCGCTGCAGCGGGCTTTCGTCCGCAACGACGGCTTCCAGTGCGGTTACTGCACTTCCGGCCAGATCTGCTCGGCGATCGGGATGCTGGCCGAGCACAAGAACGGCGCGCCGAGCGCGGTCACCGAACACCTCGCCGCCACCGGCGGCGAACTGACGGACGCGGAGATCCGGGAGCGCATGAGCGGCAACCTGTGCCGCTGCGGTGCCTACAACGGGATCGTCCACGCGATCCAGGAGGTCGCGAGATGA
- a CDS encoding FAD binding domain-containing protein: MRSFTYLSAPDVETAVRAIATEPNAKFLGGGTNLVDLMREDIEQPDVVVDITRLPLTGIEELPGGGLRIGALVRNSRLAAHPLVRTRYPVLAQAVLNGASAQLRNMATVGGNLLQRTRCLYFYDGAAACNKREPGSGCAAIGGFARNAGVLGVSDHCIATHPSDMAVALAALDAEVEVESTRGVRRLPLTELHRLPGSTPQVETALAADELITAVELPALPVAAHSRYRKVRDRASYAFALVSVAAAMETEDGVVTDVRLALGGVSAKPWRAREAERILLGAPATEESFRRAAAAELAPAVGRPDNTFKIELAQRTIVATLRQLLTDGSAA, translated from the coding sequence ATGAGGTCGTTCACCTACCTGAGCGCGCCGGACGTCGAGACGGCGGTCCGCGCGATCGCCACCGAACCGAACGCGAAGTTCCTCGGCGGCGGGACGAACCTCGTCGACCTGATGCGCGAGGACATCGAGCAGCCCGACGTGGTCGTCGACATCACCCGGCTGCCGCTGACCGGGATCGAAGAGCTGCCCGGCGGCGGCCTGCGGATCGGCGCGCTCGTCCGCAACAGCAGGCTGGCGGCCCATCCCCTGGTCCGGACCCGCTACCCGGTGCTCGCCCAGGCCGTCCTCAACGGCGCTTCGGCCCAGCTGCGGAACATGGCGACCGTCGGCGGCAACCTGCTGCAGCGCACCCGGTGCCTGTACTTCTACGACGGGGCGGCCGCGTGCAACAAACGCGAGCCGGGCAGCGGCTGCGCCGCGATCGGCGGGTTCGCCCGCAACGCCGGCGTCCTCGGCGTCAGCGACCACTGCATCGCCACCCACCCCTCCGACATGGCCGTCGCGCTGGCCGCGCTCGACGCAGAAGTCGAGGTGGAGAGCACCCGCGGCGTCCGCCGCCTCCCGCTGACCGAGCTGCACCGCCTGCCCGGCAGCACTCCGCAGGTCGAGACCGCGCTGGCCGCGGACGAGCTGATCACCGCCGTCGAGCTGCCCGCCCTGCCGGTGGCCGCGCACTCCCGCTACCGCAAGGTGCGCGACCGCGCGTCCTACGCCTTCGCCCTCGTCTCCGTCGCGGCCGCGATGGAGACCGAAGACGGCGTCGTGACCGACGTCCGCCTGGCGCTGGGCGGCGTCTCCGCGAAACCGTGGCGGGCCCGCGAGGCCGAGCGGATCCTGCTCGGCGCGCCGGCGACCGAAGAGTCCTTCCGCCGGGCGGCCGCGGCCGAGCTCGCGCCCGCGGTGGGCCGGCCGGACAACACCTTCAAGATCGAGCTGGCGCAGCGCACGATCGTCGCGACACTGCGACAGCTGCTCACCGACGGGAGTGCCGCATGA
- a CDS encoding xanthine dehydrogenase family protein molybdopterin-binding subunit, translating into MTRTLPATETGGPVVGRPIDRVDGTAKTTGAALFSAEYPLPDLAHAALVHSTISRGRITAIGTEAAAAVPGVVAVLTHLNAPPLKPAPKVSPLNLATLVSGTSVDYLNTDEVHWDGQPVAVVVADTLDAAREAAGLVTVTYETWPSTVDFAAEEKNAKPQKSTMIMSGGAKKGDAEAALAAAPVSLDLRFTTPTHHHNAIEPHATTAAWDGDRLTVHDGTQNIDWVRTHLALRFGVPAANVRVIAPFVGGGFGGKGMVWPGTILAALAARATGRPVRLMLTREGVYRTVGGRTPSTQRVALGAGTDGRLTALIHTSVTRTGRVGGGPEQVTSQSKHLYAAENILVQQNLVELDLISNTSMRAPGESIGTYALEASIDELAYRVGVDPIELRMRNEPATNPIDGKKFAHRMLREAYAQGAERFGWADRTPEPGSMRDGRWLVGMGVASAYHPAWQFAASVTVRLSVDGTVLVRCGFHEMGMGGATAQAQIAADALGVPFEAVRVEYGDSTLPVSPGAGGSMQTASIANSLLAACEKLKKELDALAKRSGSAGMSPTTILAKAGVPSVEAAIGSDTRFGRVAGQLKFMAKFVRDQRRWMKAACGAQFCEVRVDPDTGEVRVSRWAGVFDVGRVINAKTASSQLRGGIVMGIGMALAEETLVDPRTGRIMNPSLAEYHVPVHADIPPIDVGYLDDPDPTMPLGLIGVGEVGITGVAAAIANAVHHATGKRIYDLPITLDKLL; encoded by the coding sequence ATGACCAGGACCCTGCCCGCGACGGAGACCGGCGGCCCCGTCGTCGGCCGGCCGATCGACCGGGTCGACGGCACGGCGAAGACCACCGGCGCCGCGCTCTTCTCGGCCGAATACCCCCTCCCCGACCTGGCGCACGCGGCACTGGTGCACTCGACGATCAGCCGCGGCCGGATCACCGCGATCGGGACCGAGGCCGCGGCGGCCGTCCCCGGCGTCGTCGCGGTGCTCACCCACCTGAACGCTCCCCCGCTGAAACCGGCCCCGAAGGTGAGCCCGCTCAACCTCGCCACCCTGGTCTCCGGCACTTCGGTCGACTACCTCAACACCGACGAGGTCCACTGGGACGGCCAGCCGGTGGCGGTCGTCGTCGCCGACACCCTCGACGCCGCTCGCGAAGCCGCCGGGCTGGTCACCGTGACCTACGAAACGTGGCCATCCACTGTGGACTTCGCCGCCGAAGAGAAGAACGCCAAGCCGCAGAAGAGCACCATGATCATGTCCGGCGGAGCGAAGAAGGGCGACGCCGAGGCCGCGCTCGCCGCGGCACCGGTGTCGCTCGATCTGCGGTTCACCACGCCGACGCACCACCACAACGCGATCGAGCCGCACGCGACCACCGCGGCCTGGGACGGCGACCGGCTGACCGTCCACGACGGCACGCAGAACATCGACTGGGTCCGCACGCACCTCGCCCTGCGGTTCGGTGTCCCGGCCGCGAACGTGCGGGTCATCGCGCCCTTCGTCGGCGGCGGCTTCGGCGGCAAAGGCATGGTCTGGCCCGGCACGATCCTCGCCGCGCTGGCGGCCCGCGCGACCGGCCGGCCGGTCCGGCTGATGCTCACCCGGGAAGGCGTCTACCGCACGGTCGGCGGGCGCACGCCGTCCACGCAGCGAGTCGCCCTCGGCGCCGGCACCGACGGCAGGCTGACCGCGCTCATCCACACCAGCGTGACGCGCACCGGGCGGGTCGGTGGCGGACCCGAGCAGGTGACGTCGCAGTCGAAACACCTCTACGCCGCCGAAAACATCCTGGTCCAGCAGAACCTGGTCGAGCTGGACCTGATCTCGAACACCTCGATGCGCGCGCCCGGCGAGTCGATCGGGACCTACGCGCTGGAGGCGTCGATCGACGAGCTCGCCTACCGGGTCGGGGTCGACCCGATCGAGCTGCGCATGCGGAACGAACCGGCGACGAATCCCATCGACGGCAAGAAGTTCGCGCACCGGATGCTGCGCGAGGCCTACGCGCAGGGTGCCGAGCGGTTCGGCTGGGCCGACCGGACGCCGGAACCGGGGTCGATGCGCGACGGGCGGTGGCTGGTCGGGATGGGCGTCGCGTCGGCGTACCACCCGGCCTGGCAGTTCGCCGCCAGTGTCACGGTCCGGCTTTCGGTGGACGGCACCGTCCTGGTGCGGTGCGGCTTCCACGAAATGGGCATGGGCGGCGCGACGGCGCAAGCGCAGATCGCCGCCGACGCGCTCGGGGTGCCGTTCGAAGCGGTCCGGGTCGAGTACGGCGATTCCACGCTGCCGGTGAGCCCGGGTGCCGGCGGGTCCATGCAGACGGCGAGCATCGCCAACAGCCTGCTGGCCGCGTGCGAGAAGCTGAAGAAAGAACTGGACGCACTGGCGAAACGCTCGGGTTCGGCCGGGATGAGCCCGACGACGATCCTGGCCAAGGCCGGCGTGCCGTCGGTCGAAGCCGCCATCGGCTCCGACACGCGGTTCGGCCGGGTGGCCGGCCAGCTGAAGTTCATGGCGAAGTTCGTGCGCGATCAGCGGCGCTGGATGAAGGCCGCCTGCGGAGCCCAGTTCTGCGAGGTGCGCGTCGACCCGGACACCGGCGAGGTCCGGGTGTCGCGGTGGGCCGGGGTGTTCGACGTCGGCCGGGTGATCAACGCGAAGACCGCGTCGAGCCAGCTGCGCGGCGGGATCGTGATGGGCATCGGCATGGCACTGGCCGAGGAGACCCTGGTCGACCCGCGCACCGGGCGGATCATGAACCCGAGCCTCGCCGAGTACCACGTCCCGGTGCACGCCGACATCCCGCCGATCGACGTCGGCTACCTCGACGACCCGGACCCGACGATGCCGCTCGGCCTGATCGGCGTGGGCGAGGTGGGCATCACCGGCGTCGCGGCAGCGATCGCGAACGCGGTCCACCACGCGACCGGCAAGCGGATCTACGACCTGCCCATCACCCTCGACAAGCTGCTGTAA
- a CDS encoding ferredoxin yields the protein MKVVVDEEKCCAGGQCVLAAPEVFDQRDEDGVVVLLTANPGPELHEGVREAALICPAAAIALEEA from the coding sequence ATGAAGGTTGTTGTCGACGAAGAGAAATGCTGTGCCGGCGGTCAGTGTGTGCTGGCCGCGCCGGAGGTGTTCGACCAGCGTGACGAGGACGGCGTCGTCGTGCTGCTGACCGCGAACCCCGGGCCGGAGCTGCACGAAGGTGTGCGAGAAGCCGCCCTGATCTGCCCCGCCGCCGCCATCGCCCTCGAAGAGGCCTGA
- a CDS encoding NAD(P)/FAD-dependent oxidoreductase produces MPAATRVVIVGAAAAGLAVAEAARSAGYGGQLVMVGEEEHRPYDRPPLSKQVLLGEWSAERIALRGDADLGKLGLDLRLGVPASGLDTDARELALADDSRIAFDALVVSTGVRARRLPGAPDARNVHVLRGLDDAVALREQLTPGARLVVIGAGVLGAEVAAVATRLRATVTLVDPLPVPMTRVVGAEVGEFVADLHREHGVDVRCGVGVRQLRKTGAQVDAVELEDGTLVPADVVLVAIGAVPAVDWLRGSAVPLGGRRPGEGAGGVLCAAGGRAIEGVYAAGDVAAWRTPDGDGHLRVEHRLNATEQGRAVAKSIVDPAFRHVPAVPYFWSDQYDVKIQSFGLPAPEDEFVVVDGSLAERRFVGAYLRAGVVTGALGVGMPRQLRAWRTRVGEPVPRTI; encoded by the coding sequence GTGCCGGCGGCCACGCGGGTCGTGATCGTGGGAGCCGCGGCCGCCGGGCTGGCGGTCGCCGAAGCGGCACGATCGGCCGGCTACGGCGGTCAGCTCGTCATGGTGGGCGAGGAAGAGCACCGGCCCTACGACCGGCCGCCGCTGTCCAAGCAGGTCCTCCTCGGGGAGTGGTCCGCCGAGCGGATCGCGCTTCGCGGCGACGCCGATCTCGGCAAGCTCGGGCTCGACCTGCGGCTGGGCGTGCCCGCCTCGGGGCTGGACACCGATGCCCGGGAACTGGCGCTGGCCGACGATTCCCGGATCGCCTTCGACGCGCTGGTCGTCTCGACGGGCGTGCGGGCGCGGAGGCTGCCCGGCGCACCTGACGCGCGCAACGTGCACGTCCTGCGCGGGCTGGACGACGCGGTCGCGTTGCGCGAACAGCTGACGCCCGGCGCCCGGCTCGTGGTGATCGGTGCGGGTGTCCTCGGCGCCGAGGTCGCCGCCGTCGCCACCCGGCTGCGGGCCACCGTCACGCTGGTGGATCCGCTGCCCGTGCCGATGACCAGGGTCGTGGGCGCGGAGGTCGGCGAGTTCGTCGCGGATCTGCATCGTGAGCACGGCGTCGACGTGCGCTGCGGCGTGGGCGTGCGGCAGCTGCGCAAGACCGGCGCGCAGGTCGACGCGGTCGAACTCGAAGACGGCACGCTGGTTCCCGCCGACGTCGTGCTGGTCGCGATCGGCGCTGTTCCGGCGGTGGACTGGCTGCGCGGGTCCGCGGTGCCGCTGGGCGGCCGCCGGCCCGGGGAGGGCGCGGGCGGAGTCCTGTGCGCGGCCGGTGGCCGGGCGATCGAGGGCGTTTACGCGGCCGGGGACGTGGCGGCCTGGCGCACCCCGGACGGTGACGGCCACCTGCGCGTCGAGCACCGTCTCAATGCGACGGAACAGGGCCGCGCGGTGGCGAAGTCCATTGTGGACCCCGCGTTCCGGCACGTTCCCGCCGTGCCCTACTTCTGGTCCGACCAGTACGACGTGAAGATCCAGTCCTTCGGGCTGCCCGCCCCGGAGGACGAGTTCGTCGTCGTCGACGGCTCACTCGCCGAGCGTCGCTTCGTCGGGGCGTATCTGCGGGCCGGGGTGGTGACCGGCGCACTGGGCGTCGGCATGCCCCGTCAGCTCCGCGCGTGGCGAACCCGGGTCGGCGAACCCGTGCCACGCACCATTTGA
- a CDS encoding cytochrome P450, which translates to MTETLADDPLFFPAPRSCPFSAPPAYTELRETGGLHKVKIWDGSQHWLATRHEDIRAVLGNPAFSADVRADGYPLVHAGQEEQQGGLFLRLDDPEHARLRRLLTREFSVKATHALRDELLAITDELIDAMQEHGGPVDFIKHFALPLPSRAICLILGVPYEDREIFQGHADVGTDLSISHEDRITAHRETGLYYRELIERKRREPGDDMISRLLAEDGFTAEDLPRLVGILVGAGHETTANMLGLGTLALLLNDTERERLRAHPELAPTTAEEMLRYWSIVSTDPRRVALDDVEIGGQLVRRGEGVIVSLIAGNRDQRVFGDTADQVDIGRNARQHVAFGFGTHQCLGQNLARVEMQVAWPRLFERIPDLRLAIGEDEVPFKRNSIVYGVKELPVTWGTEK; encoded by the coding sequence ATGACCGAGACCCTCGCCGACGACCCGCTGTTCTTCCCCGCTCCCCGGAGCTGCCCCTTCAGCGCGCCCCCGGCGTACACCGAGCTGCGCGAGACCGGCGGCCTGCACAAGGTGAAGATCTGGGACGGCTCGCAGCACTGGCTCGCCACCCGGCACGAGGACATCCGCGCGGTGCTGGGCAATCCGGCGTTCAGTGCGGACGTGCGCGCCGACGGGTACCCGCTGGTACACGCCGGTCAGGAAGAGCAGCAGGGCGGCTTGTTCCTCCGGCTCGACGATCCCGAGCACGCCCGGCTGCGGCGCCTGCTGACCCGGGAGTTCAGCGTGAAAGCCACCCACGCCCTGCGGGACGAGCTGCTGGCCATCACCGACGAGCTGATCGACGCGATGCAGGAGCACGGCGGCCCCGTCGACTTCATCAAGCACTTCGCGCTCCCGCTGCCTTCGCGGGCGATCTGCCTCATCCTCGGCGTCCCGTACGAGGACCGGGAGATCTTCCAGGGCCACGCCGACGTCGGCACGGACCTGTCGATCTCGCACGAGGACCGGATCACCGCGCACCGGGAAACCGGCCTGTACTACCGGGAACTGATCGAGCGCAAGCGCCGCGAGCCCGGCGACGACATGATCAGCAGGCTGCTGGCCGAAGACGGGTTCACGGCCGAGGACCTGCCCCGGCTCGTGGGGATCCTGGTGGGTGCCGGGCACGAGACCACGGCCAACATGCTGGGTCTCGGCACGCTGGCGTTGCTGCTGAACGACACCGAGCGCGAGCGGCTGCGGGCACACCCGGAGCTGGCTCCCACCACGGCGGAGGAGATGCTGCGGTACTGGAGCATCGTCTCCACCGACCCGCGCCGGGTCGCCCTTGACGACGTCGAGATCGGCGGGCAGCTCGTCCGCCGCGGCGAAGGGGTGATCGTTTCCCTGATCGCGGGCAACCGGGACCAGCGCGTGTTCGGCGACACCGCCGACCAGGTCGACATCGGCCGCAACGCGCGTCAGCACGTCGCTTTCGGGTTCGGTACCCACCAGTGCCTCGGGCAGAACCTCGCGCGCGTGGAGATGCAGGTGGCGTGGCCGCGGTTGTTCGAGCGGATCCCGGACCTGCGGCTCGCGATCGGCGAGGACGAGGTTCCGTTCAAGCGGAACTCGATCGTCTACGGCGTCAAGGAGCTGCCGGTCACGTGGGGCACGGAGAAATGA
- a CDS encoding SDR family NAD(P)-dependent oxidoreductase, which translates to MGHGEMTSTAPGGHLAGRGTRLAGLGALVSGAGSAGDLLGTGAATAALFAAQGAVTGVLDVSPERAAATCDLIERHGGTAIALTADITDADAVRTVVAEFAAEAGRLDVVVNNTGISAGEWDQVFAVNAKGTMLVSEAAYPHLVRSPAASVINVSTIAALRGFGSGAYAASKGAVVSMTTDYAYRWGPDGIRVNCLVPGHLNTPIGNQGGAGAKEARRKANLLGTDGDAWDLAWAALFLAGPESRFVTGVTLPVDAGTTMATGLAMVGRMTS; encoded by the coding sequence GTGGGGCACGGAGAAATGACCTCGACGGCACCAGGCGGCCACCTGGCCGGCCGCGGCACCCGGCTCGCCGGGCTCGGCGCACTGGTCTCCGGGGCCGGGAGCGCCGGTGACCTGCTCGGCACCGGCGCGGCCACGGCGGCACTGTTCGCGGCCCAGGGCGCGGTCACCGGAGTGCTGGACGTGTCCCCCGAGCGGGCGGCGGCCACCTGTGACCTGATCGAACGGCACGGTGGCACCGCGATCGCGCTGACCGCGGACATCACCGACGCCGACGCGGTGCGGACGGTCGTGGCGGAGTTCGCCGCCGAGGCGGGCCGGCTCGACGTGGTCGTGAACAACACCGGCATCAGCGCCGGCGAGTGGGACCAGGTGTTCGCCGTCAACGCGAAGGGCACGATGCTGGTCAGCGAAGCCGCGTATCCGCACCTCGTCCGCAGTCCCGCCGCCTCGGTGATCAACGTTTCCACGATCGCGGCGCTCCGGGGCTTCGGCAGCGGGGCCTACGCGGCCAGCAAGGGCGCGGTCGTCTCGATGACCACCGACTACGCCTACCGGTGGGGACCGGACGGCATCCGGGTCAACTGCCTCGTGCCGGGGCACCTGAACACCCCCATCGGGAACCAGGGCGGAGCGGGAGCAAAGGAAGCCCGCCGCAAGGCCAACCTGCTCGGCACGGACGGGGACGCCTGGGACCTCGCGTGGGCGGCGCTGTTCCTCGCCGGTCCGGAGTCCCGGTTCGTCACCGGCGTGACGTTGCCCGTCGACGCCGGCACGACGATGGCCACCGGGCTCGCCATGGTGGGCCGGATGACGTCGTGA